In bacterium, the sequence TATTCTCTTGCCGTGAATCATGGAATATTCCTTTCAAAGGCCGAGCTCGGCGCTCAATCGAACAAAGGATGACGCTGCATGGCGTATCTGCCGATGAGACGTTCGAATTTGGGGTCTCTTCTCAGATATAAGTATGACATATCGTCGGCAAAGACGAGAGCCCAGCGCGGGTCCTCCCAGAGAAATCTGTGGAGATATTTAAAAACCGGACTGATCAGCACGTAATCGATGTCGAACCTTTCAAGATAATCGCCGAAGTTGCCGGTGTTCCGAAGGCTATCTATATAATTCTCGTAAAATTTTTCGCCGAAGATCGGCGTCCTGCCGTCTATGTGAACCTTTTCCCCGGGCCAACGCCTGAATATGAGGTACCCCCCCCAATGCATCGAGTTCAGAACGCGGCCGTGGATGTCGTGCCCTTCAAGAAAATCAACCGCATTCACGGGGTGCATGCCTTTCTCTACGCCGAAGCCTAGGTGCCTTCTGTATATCAAGTCAAAGGACGTAGGCACGCCGAACCATGCAAAAAAAAGCGCGATATTGAGGATCACGGCGGCATGCATCCAGACGGGCAAGATGGCCGAGCCTTCCCTCTCAGACGCAAACGCGCTCCTGAAATTGGCCAGCGCAATGGGCGAACAGATGATGAAGAACTGCGCGATAAATCGGGACGCGTTGAACGCCATTACGGATACGACGCAGACAATGAAGAGGTGCGAGAGACGCGCCCGCTTCCTGTTGACGATAAACGAGACAAGCGTCACCACCAGGAATACGCGGAACGCCGTGACGTAGATGACCTTGTCGAGGGTGGCCTCCCATGAAGGCGTCCACTCCCACGTGTTCTGGACTATAGTGTTCATGCTGAAAACTAGCTGATAGATAAAGTCGTAGAAATGTGTCCCCCAAGGATAGATGAGACATGCGATTGCGGAGAGGAGAGCGATGACGACGAGATGAATGCGCCTCTTCCTCTCGATCGCAGGCGGCCCGCCTGCGAAGAGCGTTTGCAGCCATTCGCCGGCCGCCGCCAAAGCGAGCATCATGACGCCGAAGATCGCCCCTCCATGGGCGTTGGCCCAGAAGACCTGGATCGGAAGCAGGAACCACAGGCTTCGCCCTTTGCCTCCGATGTAGCGGACGATCACCAGCAGATACAACGCAGTCAGGGCATCGGTGATCATGTGGGGCCGCGCCTGTATCCTCAGATGCGAAAAGATCACCACCATCACGGCAGCCCATGCGGAGGAAGGCCGAGAGAGGCCAAGCGTACGCGAAACTTTATAGACAAGACCCGCTATCAAGCCCATCATTGCAGTTTTAAATATTACAAAAACATCGAGCCCGCCGAGCCGATAGAGGACTGCAAAGACGATCTGCGAGAGCCACTCCGAGTTGATCCAGGGGGCGCCGTACGCGGTGTATGAGAAGATATCGGAACGCAGGATCTCGCGGTTTGCCAGCATCACCTCGCCGGCCTTCAGATGCCAGAACAGGTCGTGCCCCATAAGTGGCTCGAGCGTAAAAACCAGCACGAGCGCGGCCACCGCCGCCGCCAGGAAGCAAGCGCAAATCGATCTCACGGGCGCCTTCTGTTCGTCTATCGCACTCAAAGTGGTCTCGCTATGTCCCGGGCCCTACCTCGGCGCCGCCGCTCTCTCGCCTGCAGGTTTAGGCGCAGGTGCAGGTGCGATGCACTTGACGTTTATGAACCGATCCGTGACCCCGTCGACTTCGACGTCAACCTGCGTGCAACCCTGGCTGCGCCTGATGAGCTGGGACAACGACGCCTTCCATCCGTCCGCATATGAGGCGTCCTTCATTTTCTTGACCAGGTTGTCCCATAAGGCCCATGCGTTGCCCAGAAGCGAAAGGGTGACGATGACGCCTACGATGACCTCAAGGATTATCTTTTTGCGCTCCCCCAGAATAGAACCGATCCCTGTCTCCTGCATAGCTCCCCCTTTTTAAAAATGCGACTCAAGACGGGACCGGCCACCATGGCAAGGGCCCCGCCTTCCCTATCGCGAAGATTCCCTGTTATCGATATCCTCGATCGTCTTTTCGATCTCGGACTTAAGCCCCTTCTCCTCCCCATAAAGAATTTCCTGACGCAGGACATCGGCGATATCGCTATCCCCATAACGCCTCATGAGATTCAGCGCGGTCCGTCGCACGGACGCAGACTGCTCGGATTGATACAGCCTGAGGATGAACGGCATGCCCTCGCCCTTCTTTATGTCGGCGATGGCCTCCATCGCGGTCTGTCTTGTGGACTCAACGCTCGCTTTTGCGGCGATCTTTTCAAGCGCCGGCACGACATCCTCCTTGCCGTATATTTTGATCCCAACCAGCAATTCGTTTTGCGCCTCAGGATCGCCGCCTATCCTCCACTCCTCCAGTATCTTCTTGAGCGCGTCGAAGGACTCCCTGTTCCGCATCTGAGAAAGGGCGCGGATCACGTCCGCGCGCACCGTCCCGGAGC encodes:
- a CDS encoding HEAT repeat domain-containing protein, encoding LDDPSLRRAAADALGKSKSQTVAENAILLMEESDDKAVKIAAIDVLGKTGSPAASQYLLKLLKTPQDEELMRAAGAAAGSIATSEMAQSLIDLLGIAQDRGQRRAIVAAISKIGVVAVPLLSGAAIKSSGTVRADVIRALSQMRNRESFDALKKILEEWRIGGDPEAQNELLVGIKIYGKEDVVPALEKIAAKASVESTRQTAMEAIADIKKGEGMPFILRLYQSEQSASVRRTALNLMRRYGDSDIADVLRQEILYGEEKGLKSEIEKTIEDIDNRESSR